From the Nodularia sp. NIES-3585 genome, one window contains:
- a CDS encoding transferase: MSVPPLHLSNNFDSYTSGEVIIHPSAVLAPGVILQAAVNSKMIIGPGVCIGMGSILQVSEGILEVEAGANLGAGFLMVGKGKIGANACVGSATTVFNCSIEPGTVIPPGSILGDTSRQIEDTQQLESSTNNGAKTSHEEQPEVENSSEADEETVMSSTTISATTYWKFKHQSTSSEPSPTSESQPAPVEPTPEKPAPVEENPNATNSIPQKPKSSQPLTESPNSFGNQIYGQVSISRLLVTLFPHRQTLNNPISDDQAE, translated from the coding sequence ATGTCTGTGCCGCCACTGCACCTCAGCAACAACTTCGACTCTTACACGAGTGGCGAGGTGATTATTCATCCCAGCGCAGTACTTGCACCTGGAGTGATACTTCAAGCGGCTGTAAACAGCAAGATGATCATCGGACCAGGAGTTTGTATTGGTATGGGGTCAATTCTCCAAGTTAGCGAAGGAATTCTAGAGGTAGAAGCAGGGGCAAACTTGGGAGCCGGTTTTTTGATGGTTGGCAAAGGCAAAATTGGCGCAAATGCTTGTGTTGGTTCAGCAACCACAGTTTTTAACTGTTCTATCGAGCCGGGAACAGTCATTCCCCCAGGCTCAATTTTAGGAGACACGAGTCGGCAAATTGAGGACACACAACAACTGGAATCATCCACTAATAATGGAGCTAAAACCAGTCATGAAGAACAGCCAGAAGTAGAAAATAGCTCAGAGGCAGATGAGGAAACAGTCATGTCCTCAACTACCATTTCAGCAACGACTTACTGGAAATTCAAACACCAGTCTACTTCTTCTGAACCTTCGCCTACATCGGAAAGCCAGCCAGCACCTGTAGAACCGACACCTGAAAAACCTGCACCTGTAGAAGAAAACCCTAACGCTACTAATTCCATTCCCCAAAAACCAAAATCCAGTCAGCCGCTGACTGAATCGCCTAATAGTTTCGGGAACCAAATTTATGGACAAGTGAGTATAAGTAGATTATTAGTTACATTATTTCCCCATAGGCAAACCTTAAATAACCCGATTTCTGACGATCAGGCTGAGTAA
- a CDS encoding BMC domain-containing protein, with translation METSNQHSLSTIRKSRRRDSLKNTALGLVSTSSFPAIVGTADMMLKSAGVHLVGYEKIGSGQCTAIVRGGIADVRLAVEAGVQTAEQFGQLVSSLVIPRPYPNLEIVLPINSRLSKLMEEGNQSSLSNLAIGLVETRGFPAMVGACDAMLKAADVHLAAYEKIGAGLCTAIIRGTVANVAVAVEAGMFEAERIGELNAVMVIPRPLDEMENTLPLASCWIEHREPLNMPVNVEEQVAEIEVLQLPDLSQIPAKFAEEVNEEIWKDE, from the coding sequence ATGGAAACATCTAATCAACACTCTCTTAGCACAATTCGGAAATCTCGCCGTCGAGATAGTCTGAAAAACACTGCTTTAGGTTTAGTCTCTACCAGCAGCTTTCCCGCCATAGTGGGAACAGCAGATATGATGCTAAAGTCGGCTGGTGTTCACCTAGTGGGGTATGAAAAAATTGGTAGTGGCCAGTGTACGGCTATTGTGAGGGGTGGCATTGCCGATGTTCGTCTGGCGGTAGAAGCTGGTGTTCAAACTGCTGAACAGTTTGGTCAATTGGTTTCTAGTTTGGTAATTCCTCGGCCTTATCCTAACCTGGAGATAGTACTACCCATCAATAGCCGCCTGAGTAAATTGATGGAGGAAGGTAATCAAAGCAGTTTAAGTAACTTAGCCATTGGTTTAGTTGAGACGCGGGGCTTCCCGGCGATGGTGGGTGCTTGTGATGCTATGCTCAAAGCGGCCGATGTTCATTTAGCAGCTTATGAAAAAATTGGTGCGGGTTTGTGTACAGCCATTATTCGTGGCACTGTGGCGAATGTAGCCGTGGCCGTAGAAGCGGGAATGTTTGAGGCAGAACGCATTGGGGAATTGAATGCAGTCATGGTGATTCCTCGTCCACTGGATGAAATGGAAAATACTTTGCCTTTAGCCAGTTGCTGGATTGAACACCGTGAACCATTGAATATGCCTGTGAATGTCGAGGAACAGGTGGCTGAAATAGAAGTGCTACAGTTACCTGATTTATCTCAGATACCAGCAAAATTTGCTGAAGAGGTGAATGAAGAAATATGGAAAGATGAATGA
- a CDS encoding LysR family transcriptional regulator, with protein MKQATLHQLKVFEAAARHSSFTRAAEELFLTQPTVSMQIKQLTKSVGLPLFEQVGKRLFLTEAGRELFATCRQIFETIAQFEMTVADLKGLKQGQLRLAVITTAKYFVPRLLGPFCQLYPGIEIALQVTNHERLLERMVNNMDDLYILSQVPENLDVSYEPFLDNPLVVFAPVNHPLAKEKNIPIGRLTNQPFIMREPGSGTRRAVQELFDEHGVKVKVKLELGSNEAIKQAIAGGLGISVLSRHTLMPDSSEFSILDVEHFPIKRTWFIGYPSGKQLSIVARTYYDYLLEAAKKFVEETGFSAYSKSEDIPTNLGD; from the coding sequence TTGAAGCAGGCAACGCTACATCAGTTGAAAGTGTTCGAGGCGGCAGCACGGCATAGTAGCTTTACTCGTGCGGCTGAGGAATTATTTCTGACTCAACCCACCGTCTCTATGCAAATTAAACAACTCACAAAATCGGTGGGGTTGCCATTATTTGAGCAGGTGGGAAAACGTCTATTTTTGACAGAAGCAGGACGGGAATTATTTGCCACTTGTCGGCAGATTTTTGAAACTATAGCCCAGTTTGAGATGACTGTGGCAGATTTAAAAGGATTAAAACAAGGGCAATTACGCTTGGCTGTGATTACAACGGCAAAGTATTTTGTCCCCCGTTTATTAGGGCCATTTTGTCAACTTTATCCAGGAATTGAGATTGCGTTACAAGTAACGAACCATGAACGCCTCTTGGAACGGATGGTCAATAATATGGATGATTTGTACATTTTGAGTCAAGTTCCAGAAAATCTAGATGTCAGCTATGAGCCATTTTTAGATAACCCCTTAGTAGTGTTTGCGCCGGTTAATCATCCCTTAGCAAAAGAAAAAAATATCCCCATAGGAAGGTTGACAAATCAACCTTTTATTATGCGAGAACCAGGTTCAGGAACTCGTAGGGCTGTGCAGGAACTTTTTGATGAACATGGTGTGAAGGTAAAAGTTAAACTGGAATTGGGTAGTAACGAAGCGATTAAACAAGCGATCGCCGGTGGGTTAGGAATTTCTGTTTTATCGCGTCATACTTTAATGCCAGACTCTTCTGAGTTCAGCATTTTGGATGTAGAACACTTTCCCATCAAGCGCACTTGGTTTATCGGGTATCCCTCTGGCAAACAGTTATCCATCGTCGCTCGTACTTATTATGACTATCTGCTGGAAGCAGCGAAAAAGTTTGTTGAGGAAACTGGTTTTTCTGCTTACAGTAAAAGTGAGGATATTCCAACTAACCTTGGCGACTAG
- a CDS encoding sodium/glutamate symporter — MFKLIDVFWAYILIAILILVGRLIRQRLGILRSLYIPSSIVAGILALLLGKGALGAIVNSVNPESPLVQGLFTENVQAVWSQSPGIFINIVFATLFLGQYVPTLQQFWRKAAPQVALGQAIAWGQYVVGIILAITILTPVFDLPPIVACLIEVAFEGGHGTSAGMAATFTELGFTAGPDLSLALATVGLVSGVVSGTILIHWGRRTGRIKVSREASDNLENAENQLPEEEPSVTIARKHLVRNLLIDPLSLNFGFVGLAIAFGWLILEALRFMESITWGRGGVQLISYVPLFPIALIGGMIVQYILMRTRRTYLISRPLMENIGGLALDITIVTALASISLSVLGDNLAPFLILSVAGIAWNVCAFVFLGPHLLPFYWFERGIGDMGQSMGVTSTGLLLLRMVDPDNRSGAFESFAYKQLLFEPIVGGGLFTAAAPLLIANFGSIPILLLTSFILAFWLIFGFYNCKQIRKQSG; from the coding sequence ATGTTCAAACTCATAGATGTATTCTGGGCTTATATTCTCATCGCTATCTTAATTCTGGTAGGGCGGTTGATTAGACAGCGCCTGGGAATATTGCGATCGCTCTACATACCTAGTTCAATTGTTGCTGGTATTCTGGCCTTACTCCTGGGTAAAGGTGCTTTGGGTGCAATTGTCAACTCAGTAAATCCCGAATCTCCTCTGGTTCAAGGTCTATTTACCGAAAATGTCCAGGCGGTTTGGTCACAGTCTCCTGGTATCTTTATTAACATTGTTTTTGCTACCCTGTTTCTGGGTCAATATGTGCCGACATTGCAGCAATTTTGGCGGAAAGCTGCGCCACAAGTGGCTTTGGGTCAAGCGATCGCCTGGGGTCAATACGTAGTAGGAATAATACTAGCAATCACCATATTAACCCCAGTTTTTGATTTACCGCCCATAGTAGCTTGTTTAATTGAAGTCGCCTTTGAAGGGGGACACGGCACATCAGCCGGAATGGCGGCAACTTTTACAGAATTGGGTTTTACCGCCGGGCCTGATTTATCTTTAGCTTTAGCCACAGTGGGGCTAGTTTCTGGGGTGGTTTCCGGGACAATTTTGATCCACTGGGGACGCAGAACTGGACGGATTAAAGTCAGTCGTGAAGCGTCAGATAATTTAGAAAATGCAGAGAATCAGCTACCAGAAGAAGAACCAAGTGTCACAATTGCCAGAAAACATTTAGTCCGCAACTTACTAATTGATCCATTATCACTCAACTTTGGTTTTGTCGGATTAGCGATCGCTTTCGGCTGGCTAATTCTAGAAGCTTTGCGTTTTATGGAATCAATCACCTGGGGTAGAGGTGGAGTTCAACTCATATCCTACGTACCGCTCTTCCCCATCGCCCTAATTGGGGGAATGATTGTGCAGTATATACTTATGCGTACCAGACGCACCTATTTAATTAGTCGTCCCCTGATGGAAAATATTGGCGGACTGGCGTTAGATATTACAATTGTCACAGCCCTAGCAAGCATTTCGCTGTCTGTACTGGGAGATAATCTTGCTCCCTTTCTGATTTTATCCGTTGCTGGGATTGCGTGGAATGTTTGCGCCTTTGTATTTTTAGGCCCCCATCTATTACCTTTTTACTGGTTTGAACGTGGCATTGGCGATATGGGACAATCTATGGGTGTCACTTCCACTGGATTATTGCTGTTGCGAATGGTAGATCCAGATAACCGTTCTGGTGCATTTGAAAGTTTTGCTTATAAACAATTGCTGTTTGAACCTATTGTGGGTGGAGGCTTATTTACAGCCGCCGCACCGCTTTTAATTGCTAATTTTGGATCTATACCAATTTTGTTATTAACCTCATTTATCCTGGCATTTTGGCTGATATTTGGTTTCTATAACTGTAAGCAAATACGCAAGCAAAGCGGATAA
- a CDS encoding DUF433 domain-containing protein: MLGLDNITFDPGIMGGQACIRGMRIPVSLVVNLIANGKIVEEILEEYPDLEAEDIRQSLLYAAWLTQERVYPFKFA; the protein is encoded by the coding sequence ATGTTAGGTCTAGACAATATTACATTTGACCCTGGCATCATGGGAGGACAAGCTTGCATTCGGGGGATGCGAATCCCGGTGTCTTTAGTGGTTAATTTAATAGCTAATGGGAAAATTGTAGAGGAAATTTTAGAAGAATATCCTGATTTAGAAGCAGAAGATATTCGTCAATCTTTACTGTATGCGGCGTGGTTGACTCAAGAACGGGTTTATCCTTTCAAATTTGCTTAA
- a CDS encoding type II toxin-antitoxin system HicA family toxin has translation MSVKRKDLIKHLEQNGFYLLREGGNHSIYSNETKTIPVKRHRTIDRITANEICKQAGLSPNF, from the coding sequence GTGTCAGTTAAACGAAAAGATTTAATTAAACACTTAGAACAGAATGGATTCTATTTATTGAGAGAAGGAGGAAATCATTCTATCTATAGTAATGAGACAAAAACTATTCCTGTAAAAAGGCATCGTACCATTGATCGCATTACTGCCAATGAAATTTGCAAACAAGCAGGTTTATCACCTAATTTTTAA
- a CDS encoding type II toxin-antitoxin system HicB family antitoxin translates to MLITYTAKYTKINSGYMGQLIEWQEVITEGETLEECRAMLQDATKEMILAYRQQNKEIPIGNSLLEQIPVEV, encoded by the coding sequence ATGTTAATTACATACACGGCAAAATATACAAAAATTAATAGCGGATATATGGGACAACTCATTGAATGGCAAGAAGTCATCACTGAGGGAGAAACTCTAGAAGAATGTCGAGCGATGTTACAAGATGCAACCAAAGAAATGATTCTTGCCTATCGTCAACAAAATAAAGAAATTCCTATAGGTAATTCTTTACTCGAACAAATTCCTGTAGAGGTTTGA
- a CDS encoding tetratricopeptide repeat protein, which produces LLYESQGRYDQAEPLYLQALELLKRLLGDNHPSVATSLNNLALLYESQGRYDQAEPLYLQALELFKRLLGDNHPHTITVRENWEACRQQNSG; this is translated from the coding sequence CTACTCTACGAATCCCAAGGAAGGTACGACCAAGCCGAACCCCTGTATCTCCAAGCTTTAGAACTGTTAAAACGCCTGTTGGGAGACAATCATCCCTCAGTCGCCACCAGCCTCAACAACTTGGCACTACTCTACGAATCCCAAGGAAGGTACGACCAAGCCGAACCCCTGTATCTCCAAGCTTTAGAACTCTTTAAACGCCTGCTGGGAGACAATCATCCCCATACTATTACTGTTCGTGAAAATTGGGAAGCTTGCCGGCAACAAAATTCAGGATAA
- a CDS encoding tetratricopeptide repeat protein, with translation MSENRPNPEQIRQNAFENVQARDITIKNFTQSINLGKTSQAIGIPQNLPLSGVVKFVGRDEELQKIHQLLQENNQVAIAAIAGMGGLGKTELALQYAMSQRDTYKGGICWLQVKAGDVGVQVVQFARTQLDLNPPEEFDLPAQVQFCLRNWREGDVLLVVDDVTDYRQVKTYLNGLSSRFRVLMTTRQLLGASIKQLPLDVLQPDAALELLRSLLGETPERIERELDVANQLCAWLGYLPLGLELVGRYLARKPDLSLSEMMQRLEKKRLEQAALVKPDVDMTAQLGVKAAFELSWQELTEDDQQLGCLISLFAAAPIPWKLVEQCLPEEDEEDLEEIRDDKLLYLHLLQRKGEGIYQLHPLLREFFQSKLTGLEQVEEFKLSVSQVMVTVAKKIPQTPTLEEINAVSLAIPHLAEVANHLIQYVSDEDLIWPFLGLSRFYEGQGLYTLAEPWNQQCLSTVQNRLGENHPSVATSLNNLAGLYDSQGRYDQAEPLLLQALELDKRL, from the coding sequence ATGAGCGAAAATCGCCCTAATCCTGAGCAAATACGGCAGAACGCCTTTGAGAATGTTCAAGCCCGTGATATCACAATTAAAAACTTTACCCAGTCTATAAATCTGGGCAAAACTTCCCAAGCCATTGGTATTCCGCAAAATTTACCCCTGAGTGGAGTGGTGAAATTTGTGGGACGTGATGAAGAACTGCAAAAAATCCACCAACTTTTGCAGGAAAATAACCAAGTCGCCATTGCAGCAATTGCGGGAATGGGTGGACTAGGTAAAACAGAACTCGCCTTGCAATATGCAATGAGTCAGCGCGACACCTACAAAGGTGGAATTTGCTGGTTACAAGTAAAAGCTGGGGATGTGGGCGTTCAAGTGGTGCAATTTGCCAGAACTCAGCTTGATTTAAACCCACCAGAAGAGTTTGATTTACCCGCACAAGTGCAATTCTGCTTGAGGAATTGGCGTGAAGGTGATGTGCTGCTAGTGGTGGATGATGTCACAGATTACCGACAAGTCAAAACTTACCTAAATGGGCTATCTTCCAGATTTAGAGTGTTGATGACTACGCGCCAACTGTTGGGTGCATCCATCAAGCAACTACCTTTGGATGTATTACAACCAGATGCAGCGTTGGAGTTGTTACGGTCTTTGCTGGGAGAAACACCAGAGCGAATTGAGAGAGAATTAGATGTAGCAAATCAGTTGTGTGCATGGCTGGGGTATTTACCCTTGGGTTTGGAGTTGGTGGGGCGATATCTGGCGCGGAAACCGGATTTATCCCTCTCGGAAATGATGCAGCGCTTGGAGAAAAAGCGATTAGAACAAGCTGCACTGGTGAAGCCAGACGTTGATATGACAGCACAACTGGGAGTGAAAGCCGCTTTTGAGTTGAGTTGGCAGGAATTAACAGAAGATGATCAACAATTAGGCTGTTTAATCAGTTTATTTGCAGCTGCACCCATACCCTGGAAATTAGTAGAACAGTGCCTACCTGAAGAAGATGAGGAAGATTTAGAGGAAATTCGGGACGATAAGCTGCTGTATCTGCATTTACTCCAGCGCAAAGGTGAAGGAATATATCAATTACATCCACTACTGCGGGAATTTTTCCAATCTAAGCTTACAGGTTTAGAGCAGGTAGAGGAATTTAAGCTATCCGTTTCTCAGGTAATGGTAACAGTCGCCAAAAAAATTCCTCAAACTCCCACACTTGAGGAAATTAATGCTGTTTCCCTTGCTATACCTCATTTAGCTGAAGTAGCAAATCATCTCATTCAATACGTCAGTGATGAAGATTTAATTTGGCCTTTCCTCGGCTTGAGCAGATTTTATGAAGGACAAGGTTTGTATACCTTAGCCGAACCTTGGAATCAACAGTGTTTATCAACGGTGCAAAACCGCTTGGGAGAAAATCATCCCTCAGTCGCCACCAGCCTTAACAACTTGGCAGGACTCTACGATTCCCAAGGAAGGTACGACCAAGCCGAACCCCTGTTACTCCAAGCTTTAGAACTCGATAAACGCCTGC